In bacterium, the following proteins share a genomic window:
- a CDS encoding amidohydrolase family protein codes for MTDRIPILDFHAHFPVRGGWDPAREAYVARHGQAKWDRVMGWLREDQRAWRRAWGFPEPEAPGTDEEMARRWAEEVDRHRLVRIAFVTGGDNDRLAAIVARYPDKFMGFAHHDPFLPDAAAELERAVTTLGLRGYKVIAPLVHGSIADERLWPVWETAERLNIPVLIHFGPLRYQGIVAHPNMNPLVLQDVARAHPGVPFVVPHFGCGYPRELLHLAWVCGNVHVDTSGSNEWMRWMPYPLTLRDLFRMFLDTVGPRRILFGTDSSWFPRGFAVRYLEEQLRACWELGCPEGDVRGIFAGNAARLLGIPLPGAGAG; via the coding sequence ATGACCGACCGGATCCCCATCCTCGACTTCCACGCGCACTTTCCCGTGCGGGGCGGATGGGACCCCGCGCGCGAGGCGTACGTGGCCAGGCACGGACAGGCGAAATGGGACCGGGTAATGGGGTGGCTGCGGGAGGACCAACGCGCCTGGCGCCGCGCCTGGGGATTTCCCGAGCCGGAGGCCCCGGGCACGGATGAGGAGATGGCCCGGCGATGGGCGGAGGAGGTCGATCGCCACCGGCTCGTCCGGATCGCGTTCGTGACGGGGGGGGACAACGACCGGCTGGCCGCGATCGTCGCCCGGTATCCGGACAAGTTCATGGGGTTCGCCCACCATGATCCCTTCCTCCCCGACGCGGCCGCCGAGCTCGAGCGGGCCGTCACCACCCTCGGCTTGCGCGGGTACAAGGTGATCGCGCCGCTCGTCCACGGATCGATCGCCGACGAACGCCTCTGGCCGGTGTGGGAAACCGCGGAACGCCTGAACATTCCCGTCCTCATCCACTTCGGCCCGCTGCGCTACCAGGGGATCGTCGCCCACCCCAACATGAACCCGCTCGTCCTCCAGGACGTGGCGCGCGCCCATCCCGGGGTCCCTTTCGTGGTGCCGCACTTCGGCTGCGGCTATCCCCGCGAACTCCTCCACCTCGCCTGGGTGTGCGGGAACGTCCACGTCGATACCTCCGGATCCAACGAATGGATGCGGTGGATGCCCTACCCCCTCACGTTGCGCGATCTGTTTCGGATGTTCCTCGACACCGTCGGCCCTCGCCGCATCCTGTTCGGCACCGACTCCAGTTGGTTCCCCCGCGGCTTCGCGGTCCGCTACCTGGAAGAACAACTGCGGGCCTGCTGGGAGCTGGGGTGCCCCGAGGGCGATGTGCGGGGAATCTTCGCGGGCAACGCGGCCCGGCTGCTCGGCATTCCTCTGCCCGGGGCGGGTGCCGGGTGA
- a CDS encoding HAD family hydrolase, which translates to MTPVEWITFDCYGTLIDWEGGVADALAPLLPPPVDRAGLASRYIAVEAAVEHESYRPYRDILAVASARLMADLGHPLPSGLERILPDSISSWRPFPEVSQVLRALRAGGARFAILSNVDRDLLAASVLRLGVEPDLMVTAEDCRSYKPARGHWDRFLTASGAAAARTVHVGASLFHDIVPARALGFRTVFINRHREPLAEAAPTRVLHDLRPLPDVIRALAGS; encoded by the coding sequence ATGACACCGGTGGAGTGGATCACGTTTGACTGCTACGGCACGCTGATCGACTGGGAAGGCGGCGTCGCCGATGCGCTCGCCCCGCTCCTTCCCCCTCCCGTAGACCGCGCCGGGCTGGCCTCGCGGTACATCGCCGTAGAGGCCGCGGTGGAGCACGAATCCTACCGACCGTACCGCGACATCCTCGCGGTGGCCAGCGCCCGCCTGATGGCCGACCTCGGCCATCCGCTGCCGTCGGGCCTGGAGCGGATCCTGCCGGACTCCATCTCGTCGTGGCGGCCGTTCCCCGAGGTCTCCCAAGTCCTGCGAGCGCTCCGTGCGGGGGGAGCACGTTTCGCCATCCTCTCCAACGTGGACCGCGATCTGCTCGCCGCCTCGGTCCTCCGTCTCGGGGTGGAACCCGACCTGATGGTCACGGCGGAGGACTGTCGGAGTTACAAACCGGCACGCGGCCACTGGGATCGCTTCTTGACGGCGAGCGGAGCCGCAGCGGCGCGCACGGTGCACGTCGGGGCGAGCCTGTTTCATGACATCGTCCCGGCGCGCGCGCTGGGATTTCGGACGGTGTTCATCAATCGACACAGAGAGCCCCTCGCCGAAGCCGCCCCTACCCGCGTCCTCCACGACCTCCGCCCCCTGCCCGATGTGATCCGCGCGCTGGCCGGTTCTTGA
- the ribH gene encoding 6,7-dimethyl-8-ribityllumazine synthase has protein sequence MGASLEGGQTGAGLRIGVAVSRFNARITRRLLTGALAALHRSGVAEDAVDVAWAPGTYDLPVIAQALARSGRYDALICLGCVIRGETTHDRYVALGAATGLVHVSLQTGLPVAFGVLTTHTLEQAEARSGGTHGNKGEDAALAAVELANVLRMIRTPREG, from the coding sequence GTGGGGGCATCCCTGGAGGGAGGGCAGACGGGCGCCGGGCTCCGGATCGGTGTCGCCGTCAGCCGCTTCAACGCCCGGATCACTCGGCGGTTGCTCACCGGTGCGCTTGCCGCGCTGCACCGGTCCGGCGTAGCGGAAGACGCCGTGGACGTCGCGTGGGCGCCCGGCACCTACGATCTTCCGGTGATCGCCCAGGCGCTGGCCCGATCGGGTCGGTACGATGCGCTGATCTGCCTGGGCTGTGTGATCCGGGGGGAGACGACGCACGATCGGTACGTGGCGCTCGGCGCGGCAACCGGCCTGGTGCACGTCTCCCTGCAGACCGGCCTCCCCGTGGCGTTCGGCGTGCTCACCACGCACACGCTGGAACAGGCCGAAGCCCGCAGCGGGGGCACGCACGGAAACAAGGGCGAGGATGCGGCGCTGGCCGCGGTGGAGCTCGCCAACGTCCTGCGGATGATTCGCACGCCGCGCGAGGGATGA
- a CDS encoding amidohydrolase yields the protein MPPAQGVLFEGGVIHTLDPACPAATALAVRGGRIVAVGDRETLREAFPGFARIGLQGWAVVPAFTDSHIHLAAVGLAMRTVNLRDCRSLREAVARVAAAAGRARPGEWIRGGRWDKNLWPEGRFPRREDLDPVTGEHPAVLHSKDGHTTWVNSVALERAGVGPHTPDPPGGKIVRDPRTGEPTGLLAERAADPVVVLAGQPGPEAIEAAIRDATDAAHRAGIAGVHVMEGANVLAALQRLRGRGALGIRVCIMIPEEGLEAAIRLGVRSGFGDPMLRIGGVKIFADGALGSQTASMLEPYDGDPANTGVVVRSRAQLCELIRRAAEHGIASAVHAIGDRANREALDAIEAAGAEVPASAGLRHRIEHVQLLHAADLPRLAALGVVASMQPIHCTQDRDIADRYWGRRSRYGYAWRSLRESGACLAFGSDAPVETLDVLAGLYAAVTRKRREEPQRPPWHPEECLSVGDAVRAYTVGPAFASGEEAIKGILTPGRLADFVALSPDPFAVPSERLCDVRVEMTVVDGVVCYPSSSGSSSSRTA from the coding sequence ATGCCTCCGGCTCAGGGGGTGCTCTTCGAAGGCGGGGTGATCCACACCCTCGATCCGGCCTGCCCGGCCGCGACGGCTCTGGCCGTGCGGGGCGGGCGGATCGTCGCCGTGGGCGACCGCGAAACGCTACGCGAGGCGTTTCCGGGCTTCGCCCGCATCGGGCTCCAGGGGTGGGCGGTGGTGCCGGCGTTCACGGACAGCCACATCCACCTCGCCGCGGTCGGGCTGGCGATGCGCACCGTCAACCTGCGCGACTGCCGCTCCCTGCGCGAGGCCGTCGCCCGGGTCGCCGCCGCGGCCGGGCGTGCTCGACCCGGCGAGTGGATCCGCGGTGGCCGGTGGGACAAGAACCTCTGGCCCGAGGGGCGGTTTCCCCGCCGGGAAGATCTCGATCCCGTCACGGGGGAGCATCCCGCGGTCCTCCACAGCAAGGACGGGCACACGACATGGGTGAACTCCGTCGCGCTGGAGCGCGCGGGCGTCGGTCCGCACACCCCCGATCCGCCCGGCGGCAAGATCGTGCGCGATCCGCGAACCGGCGAGCCGACCGGGCTGCTGGCGGAGCGGGCCGCGGATCCCGTCGTGGTCCTGGCCGGCCAGCCGGGCCCGGAGGCGATCGAGGCCGCGATTCGCGATGCCACCGATGCCGCCCACCGCGCCGGGATCGCCGGGGTGCACGTCATGGAAGGCGCGAACGTGCTGGCGGCGCTTCAGCGGCTGCGGGGGAGAGGGGCGCTCGGGATTCGGGTCTGCATCATGATCCCGGAGGAAGGGCTGGAGGCGGCGATCCGCCTCGGGGTCCGCAGCGGGTTCGGCGACCCGATGTTGCGCATCGGGGGGGTGAAGATCTTCGCCGATGGGGCGCTCGGATCGCAGACGGCGAGCATGCTGGAACCCTACGACGGCGACCCGGCGAACACGGGCGTCGTCGTGCGCAGCCGCGCGCAGCTGTGCGAGCTCATCCGGCGGGCGGCCGAGCACGGCATCGCCTCGGCCGTGCACGCGATCGGCGATCGGGCCAACCGGGAGGCGCTCGACGCGATCGAAGCGGCGGGGGCGGAGGTGCCGGCCTCTGCGGGGCTCCGTCACCGGATCGAGCACGTGCAGCTCCTGCACGCCGCAGACCTCCCCCGCCTGGCCGCGCTGGGGGTGGTGGCCTCGATGCAGCCCATTCATTGTACGCAGGACCGCGACATCGCCGACCGCTACTGGGGCCGCCGCAGCCGCTACGGCTACGCCTGGCGCTCGCTGCGGGAATCGGGGGCCTGCCTGGCGTTCGGCTCGGACGCACCGGTCGAAACCCTGGACGTCCTGGCCGGGCTGTACGCTGCGGTTACCCGAAAGCGCCGGGAGGAGCCCCAGCGCCCCCCGTGGCATCCGGAAGAATGCCTGTCAGTGGGAGACGCCGTACGGGCCTACACGGTGGGCCCCGCCTTCGCCTCCGGCGAAGAGGCGATCAAAGGCATCCTCACCCCCGGGCGGCTGGCGGATTTTGTCGCGCTCTCGCCTGATCCGTTCGCGGTGCCGTCGGAGAGGTTGTGCGACGTTCGCGTCGAGATGACGGTCGTGGATGGGGTGGTGTGCTACCCCTCGTCCTCAGGTTCGAGCAGCTCCCGCACGGCGTGA
- a CDS encoding Fe-Mn family superoxide dismutase, with product MAKYEAKKFRAFEIELAGISKKTMEEHYKLYQGYVAKSNEILDRLASGGVDLTKANPTYSELRELKVELSRAIGGVKNHEVYFDHLGGKGGRPAGKLLGLMETAFGSFDKWQADMKATGTAARGWVWMAYDWDSGTLHNFIGDEQNTYPIWNATPLVALDCFEHAYWMDYGTGKGSYIDVFFKLLDWDAVQKRADHFGILK from the coding sequence ATGGCAAAGTACGAAGCGAAGAAGTTCCGCGCGTTTGAGATCGAGCTCGCCGGCATCAGCAAGAAGACGATGGAGGAGCACTACAAGCTCTATCAGGGGTACGTGGCCAAGTCCAACGAGATCCTCGACCGGCTGGCCAGCGGCGGGGTCGATCTCACCAAGGCGAACCCGACCTATTCCGAGCTCCGCGAGCTCAAGGTGGAACTCTCCCGCGCGATCGGCGGCGTGAAGAACCACGAGGTCTACTTCGATCACCTCGGCGGCAAGGGCGGGCGGCCGGCGGGGAAACTCTTGGGCCTGATGGAAACGGCGTTCGGATCGTTCGACAAGTGGCAGGCGGACATGAAGGCCACCGGCACCGCGGCGCGGGGCTGGGTGTGGATGGCGTACGACTGGGATTCGGGAACGTTGCACAACTTCATTGGCGACGAACAGAACACGTACCCGATCTGGAACGCCACGCCCCTGGTGGCGCTGGATTGCTTTGAACACGCGTACTGGATGGACTACGGGACGGGCAAGGGCTCGTACATCGACGTGTTCTTTAAGCTCCTGGACTGGGATGCCGTCCAAAAGCGCGCCGACCACTTTGGCATTCTGAAGTAA
- a CDS encoding extracellular solute-binding protein: MRLIVRGVLLVCALAVAVGGTAAQAQQRVTVTYWQYFFESKVKLMDALIKQFEAQNPGIHVVQETFPYDSYNQKVASAVPAGQGPDIVNLFYGWLPLYVDSGYLVPLPQSAFPTTQIERDFVPMVKAARFEGKYWALPTAVRTLALFYNKDLFRKAQLSRPPLTWDEFLADAERLTARDARGNITLEGFGISPDGQDHQLIREVLFRQWGAAPYSGDGKHPTYNTPQGAAALQWYTDLVTKAKVGVIGFFPGGNGYRDAFVAGKAGMIVDGSFAIGSIRSSTKFDWGVAQLPRRTSGGTPSNFGSLWVHGLTNKAKGPRLAAAVKFLQFITSPDTQRLWLQQVGEIPASQALANDPKLAADPIYGPFIQSLPFAHATFFVDEAAQRQVLLDAINEVILNHTDPKAALDAAAAKEAKVLDEFWAKHR; the protein is encoded by the coding sequence ATGCGGCTGATCGTTCGCGGGGTGTTGCTCGTCTGCGCCCTTGCCGTCGCGGTAGGGGGAACGGCGGCGCAGGCCCAACAGCGGGTCACGGTGACCTACTGGCAGTACTTCTTTGAGAGCAAGGTCAAGCTGATGGACGCGTTGATCAAACAGTTCGAGGCCCAGAACCCCGGGATTCATGTCGTCCAGGAGACGTTCCCGTACGACTCGTACAACCAGAAGGTGGCGAGCGCCGTCCCCGCCGGCCAGGGCCCGGACATCGTCAACCTGTTCTACGGGTGGCTCCCGCTCTACGTGGACAGCGGCTACCTCGTGCCGCTGCCGCAGAGCGCCTTCCCCACCACCCAGATCGAGCGCGACTTCGTGCCGATGGTCAAGGCGGCCAGGTTCGAGGGCAAGTACTGGGCGCTGCCGACGGCCGTCCGAACGTTGGCGCTGTTCTACAACAAGGATCTGTTCCGGAAAGCTCAACTCAGCCGCCCGCCCTTGACCTGGGATGAGTTCCTCGCCGACGCGGAGCGCCTGACGGCGCGGGACGCGCGGGGCAACATCACCCTCGAAGGGTTCGGGATCTCCCCGGACGGCCAGGACCACCAGTTGATCCGCGAAGTCCTGTTCCGCCAGTGGGGAGCGGCGCCGTACAGCGGCGACGGGAAGCATCCCACCTACAACACCCCCCAGGGCGCGGCGGCGCTGCAATGGTACACCGACCTCGTCACCAAGGCCAAGGTCGGCGTGATCGGCTTCTTCCCCGGAGGGAACGGGTACCGGGACGCGTTCGTCGCCGGGAAAGCCGGGATGATCGTGGACGGCTCGTTCGCGATCGGATCGATCCGGAGCAGTACGAAATTCGACTGGGGGGTGGCGCAGCTTCCGCGCCGAACCTCCGGCGGCACGCCGAGCAACTTCGGGTCGCTCTGGGTCCACGGCCTGACGAACAAGGCCAAGGGCCCCCGATTGGCGGCGGCGGTCAAGTTCCTGCAGTTCATCACCTCACCCGATACCCAGCGGCTCTGGCTGCAGCAGGTGGGGGAGATCCCGGCGAGCCAGGCACTGGCCAACGATCCCAAGCTCGCCGCCGATCCGATCTACGGGCCATTCATCCAGAGCCTGCCGTTCGCGCACGCGACGTTCTTCGTCGATGAAGCCGCCCAGCGCCAGGTCCTCCTGGACGCGATCAACGAGGTCATCTTGAACCACACCGATCCCAAGGCGGCGCTCGACGCCGCGGCGGCGAAAGAAGCGAAGGTCCTGGACGAGTTCTGGGCCAAGCACCGATAG
- a CDS encoding carbohydrate ABC transporter permease, with protein sequence MAARAATSRAPAAEGLFPRRLLGDALAYLVLAAGGALVVFPFLWMLATSLKGPREIFELHFWPQAPTLDGFRQVLTATQFPRWFLNSTVVAAITTASVAFFDSLTGYTLAKLRFPGRNLIFVVILCTLMIPTEMLVIPWYSLSVRLGWIDTFWGIMFPGLMSAFGVFLMRQFMTALPDELLDAARIDGLSEFGLFTRIALPLVRPALAALCIFTFLGNWNAFIWPLIVIQTPVMRTLPVGIALYSGEAGSAWHLIMAASSLAVLPVLAVFIVLQRQIIEGVVLTGLRN encoded by the coding sequence ATGGCCGCGCGGGCCGCGACGTCCCGCGCCCCGGCCGCCGAGGGCCTCTTCCCCCGCCGGCTCCTGGGGGACGCCCTGGCCTACCTGGTCCTCGCCGCGGGGGGAGCGCTCGTCGTCTTCCCGTTCCTCTGGATGCTGGCGACATCGCTCAAAGGCCCGAGGGAGATCTTCGAGCTGCACTTCTGGCCCCAGGCGCCGACGCTGGACGGCTTCCGCCAGGTCCTCACCGCCACGCAGTTCCCACGGTGGTTCCTCAACAGCACCGTGGTCGCGGCGATCACGACGGCGAGCGTGGCGTTCTTCGACTCCCTGACCGGCTACACGCTGGCCAAGCTGCGCTTCCCCGGCCGGAACCTGATCTTCGTCGTCATCCTCTGCACGTTGATGATCCCGACGGAGATGCTGGTCATCCCCTGGTATTCGCTGAGCGTGCGCCTGGGGTGGATCGACACCTTCTGGGGGATCATGTTCCCGGGACTGATGAGCGCGTTTGGGGTCTTCCTGATGCGCCAGTTCATGACGGCCCTCCCCGACGAGCTCCTCGATGCGGCGCGGATCGATGGGCTCTCGGAGTTCGGCCTGTTCACTCGCATCGCGCTGCCGCTGGTACGGCCGGCGCTCGCGGCGCTGTGCATCTTCACGTTCCTCGGCAACTGGAATGCCTTCATCTGGCCGCTGATCGTCATCCAGACCCCCGTGATGCGCACCCTCCCCGTGGGCATCGCCCTCTACAGCGGCGAAGCGGGGTCGGCGTGGCATCTGATCATGGCCGCGTCTTCGCTGGCCGTGCTGCCGGTCCTGGCGGTCTTCATCGTCTTGCAGCGGCAGATCATCGAGGGGGTCGTCCTGACCGGGCTTCGCAATTAA
- a CDS encoding sugar ABC transporter permease, translated as MGISIARTTWGGLGLEARRAVWAYAFLAGPLAFYVVIRIFPAASALFISLHRWNIVSAERPFVGAANFREILSDPLFWKAVTNTLRYLIAGIPAQLILGLGIALLLRRITRFRGFFRALYFIPFVTPIVAAAWVWQWMYTPTFGPLNRLFEAAGLPRQAFLRQPHQALYAIAAMVVWEYVGFQVVIFLAGLEAIPQVFYEAAEVDGAGGWGLFRHITVPLLNPTLVFSAVYGTILYLQLFTQVLNMTFGDQGGPLGSTMTIVLYVYIQGFQRFRMGPAAAATVVLFVAILAITLLQLRFFSRQVEY; from the coding sequence GTGGGGATCTCGATCGCGCGGACGACCTGGGGCGGGCTCGGCCTGGAGGCGCGCCGGGCCGTGTGGGCGTACGCGTTCCTGGCCGGGCCCCTGGCGTTCTACGTCGTAATCCGGATTTTCCCGGCGGCCTCCGCCCTCTTCATCAGCCTCCATCGATGGAACATCGTCTCGGCGGAGAGGCCGTTCGTCGGAGCGGCCAACTTCCGGGAGATTCTCTCCGATCCGCTGTTCTGGAAGGCGGTAACCAATACCCTGCGATACCTGATCGCCGGGATTCCGGCGCAGCTCATCCTCGGGCTGGGGATCGCCCTGCTGCTTCGCCGGATTACCCGCTTCCGCGGCTTCTTCCGAGCGCTGTACTTCATCCCGTTCGTCACCCCCATCGTCGCGGCGGCGTGGGTGTGGCAGTGGATGTACACGCCGACCTTCGGCCCCCTCAACCGCCTCTTCGAAGCCGCCGGCCTCCCCCGGCAGGCGTTCCTGCGCCAGCCCCACCAAGCCCTGTACGCGATTGCGGCAATGGTGGTGTGGGAGTACGTGGGCTTCCAGGTGGTGATCTTCCTCGCCGGGTTGGAAGCCATCCCCCAGGTCTTCTACGAGGCGGCGGAGGTGGACGGGGCGGGCGGCTGGGGGCTCTTCCGGCACATCACCGTGCCGCTGCTGAACCCGACGCTCGTGTTCTCAGCCGTCTACGGCACCATCCTCTACCTCCAGCTCTTCACGCAGGTCCTGAACATGACGTTCGGCGATCAGGGCGGGCCGCTGGGGAGCACCATGACGATCGTGCTGTACGTGTACATCCAGGGGTTCCAACGGTTCCGGATGGGCCCGGCGGCGGCGGCAACGGTGGTGCTCTTTGTGGCCATCCTCGCGATTACGCTCCTGCAGCTCCGGTTCTTCTCGCGGCAGGTGGAGTACTGA